The Gemmatimonadaceae bacterium DNA segment TCACGCAGACGCTTTTCCTTCGCGCCCTTGGTCTCCCAGATCTCGATGTGGGGATGGAGCTTCTTCTCGCGATCTTCGATGACAACGGTCTGGCGAAGTCCGGTAAGCTCGTCAAGCTCCTCGGACATGGACTCGTCGGCCACGAGATCCACGAAGCGGATCGTGCCCTCCACGTCGGAGATGATCGGGTTCGAGTACGGGTCCCACGTGAAGATGATCTGATCCTTCTTCACTTCCTCCCGGTCCTTCACCATCAGCGTCGCTCCGAGAGGAACCTGGAGACGCGCGCCCACCTTGTTGTCCTGCGAGGCGCGGACGGTAAGCTCACCTTCATACGAGGTGACGATCTGCAGTCCATCGGCGTTGGTGACGCTGATCAGGCGGTCTCCGTACTCGATGGCGCCGTCCACCTTCGACTTTCTCGCCGTCTGCTCGGCGATACGGGCTGCCGTTCCACCGATGTGGAACGTGCGCAGCGTGAGCTGCGTGCCCGGCTCTCCGATGGACTGCGCCGCGATGATGCCGACTGCCTCTCCCTTGTCCACCATTCCCATGGTGGCCAGGTTGCGGCCGTAGCACATCTGGCAGAGCCCGCGCTTCGCTTCGCACGTAAGCACGGAACGAATGCGAACGGTCTCGATCCCCGACTCCTCGATGGCCTTCGCCATGTCCTCGTCGATGAGCTGACCGGCTTCGGCCATGAGCGTCCGGCGGCCCGACTGATCGGTCTCCTGCGGATCCTCGATGTCCTCGGCGGCGACTGTGCCGACGATGCGCTCGGCCAGCGGCTCGATGATGTCCTCGCCTTCCTTCAGCGCTCCGACCTCGAGGCCGAGGATCGTGCCGCAATCCTCCTCGGTGATCGTCACGTCCTGCGCCACGTCAACGAGACGGCGTGTGAGGTAGCCGGCGTCCGCCGTCTTCAGCGCGGTATCAGCCAGACCCTTGCGTGCGCCGTGCGTCGATATGAAGTACTCGAGCACGGAGAGGCCTTCGCGGAAGTTCGACTTGATCGGGCTCTCGATGATCTCGCCAATGCCTCCGGTGAGCTTCTTCTGCGGCTTCGCCATCAGTCCGCGCATTCCCGCGAGCTGACGGATCTGGTCGCGCGATCCACGCGAGCCGGAGTCAAACATCATGAACACCGGGTTGAATCCGTCGTTCGCCTTCGCCATCGCGCGCACCATCGCGTCCGCGATGTCGGAGTTCGCGTGGGTCCAGGTGTCAATGACTTTATTGTAGCGCTCGCCGTTCGTGATGTTACCGGTCATCCACGCGCGCTGGAACCGCTCGACACGCTCGGACGCTTCCTGCAGGAGCGTTTCCTTCTCTGCGGGAATGTGCAGATCCTCGATGCCGATGGAGATTCCACCGCGAGTCGCGTTACGGAAACCGAATTCCTTGAGACGGTCGAGGAACGGCACCGTGCCCTTGAGACCCGTTCTCCGATATGACTCGAAGACCAGCTCGCCAAGCGCCTTCTTCTTCATGTCGCGGTTCTGGTAACCGAGCTCCGGCGGAATGATCGCGTTGAACAGGGCGCGTCCGGCCGTTGTGTCCACCCAGCGGGCACCCTCGAAATCGTTCACCCAGAACTTGATGGGCGTATGGTAGTCCACGCGGCCCTGGGCGAGCGCGACCTCCACCTCCGCCACATTGCTGTAGTGGCGGGCGTTCTTCACCATCTTCTCGAAATCGGAACCGGCCTTGGTCGCGAAGTAGCAGCCGAGCACGATGTCCTGGCTGGGCTCGGCGACGGGGCGCCCGTCCGACGGCTTGAGAATGTTGTTCGACGACAGCATGAGCAGACGGCACTCCAGCTGTGCCTCGAACGAAAGCGGTACGTGCACGGCCATCTGGTCACCGTCGAAATCGGCGTTGAACGCCGCGCAGACGAGCGGGTGAATACGAATGGCCTTGCCTTCGACGAGCACCGGCTCAAACGCCTGGATGCCGAGTCTGTGAAGCGTCGGCGCACGGTTCAGCAGCACCGGGTGATCGCGAATGATCTCTTCGAGGATCTCGTACACCTCGGGAGATTCCTTTTCCACGATCTTCTTGGCGCGCTTCACCGTCTCGGCGATTCCCTTCTCGACGAGCTTGTGAATGATGAACGGCTTGAACAGCTCCAGCGCCATCGCCTTCGGCAGACCGCACTGGTGCAGCTTGAGCTCGGGACCGACGACGATGACCGAGCGGCCCGAGTAGTCAACGCGCTTTCCGAGCAGATTCTGACGGAAGCGTCCCTGCTTGCCCTTGAGCATATCGGACAGCGACTTGAGAGGTCTCTTGCCGCGGCCTCTGATCGCCTTCGAGCGGCGGCCGTTGTCGAACAGCGCGTCCACCGCTTCCTGAAGCATGCGCTTCTCGTTGCGAAGAATGACTTCCGGCGCACGGTGCGAGATGAGCTTCATCAACCGGTTGTTGCGGTTGATGACGCGGCGATAGAGATCGTTGAGATCCGATGTCGCGAAGCGGCCGCCGTCGAGCGGAACGAGCGGACGCAGATCCGGCGGAATTACCGGGATCACGTCCATGATCATCCACTCCGCCTTGTTGCGGGTCTGATTGTCGCCGGAGTTGCGGAACGCGTCCACGACCTTGAGGCGCTTCAACATCTGCTTCTTGCGGTGCTGCGACCCCTCATCCGCGAGACCGGCGCGGAGCTGCTGCGCAACCTTGTCCACGTCGATGCGCTTGAGAAGCTCGCGCACAGCGGGCGCGCCGATGTCGGCGAAGAAAGCGGCGTCTCCCTCTTCTTTCGCCTTGTCCTTGAGGAACAGGTATTCGTCTTCGCTCAGAAGCATGTTGTCCTTCAGCTCATTCCACGCCGTTTCGAGGTTGGAGAGATCCGACGGAACTTCTTTCTGCTTACCGCTGTCGATCACGACGTAGTTGGAGTAGTAGATGACCTTCTCGAGGTCGCGCAGCGTCAGGTCCACGAGGTTCCCCATCGGACTCGGGAGAGTCTTGAAGAACCAGATGTGGGCGACGGAAACGGCGAGCTCAATGTGGCCCATGCGCTCGCGACGGACGCGAGCCAGGGTCACCTCGACGCCGCAGCGATCGCAGATGACTCCGCGGTAACGGATTCTCTTGTACTTGCCGCAGTGACACTCCCAGTCCTTCACGGGACCGAAGATCCGCTCGCAGAAGAGACCATCCTTCTCCGGCTTGAAGGAGCGGTAGTTGATGGTCTCGGGCTTCAGCACCTCGCCCCATGACCACCACGTGCGGAGGCCCGACATCTCGAGCCGCTCGCGCTCCTTGGGATCCTTCGGTCCGCGCATCTCCTCCGGAGAGGCGATGCGGACCTGGATGTAGTCGAACGAAGACGCGCGGGTCTCGCGTGAGCTGCGAAAATCAATCATGTATTACTCCTCGCTCCCGCTACCGTTTCCGGCAGCGGAGCCTTGGTTGCCCA contains these protein-coding regions:
- the rpoC gene encoding DNA-directed RNA polymerase subunit beta', with amino-acid sequence MIDFRSSRETRASSFDYIQVRIASPEEMRGPKDPKERERLEMSGLRTWWSWGEVLKPETINYRSFKPEKDGLFCERIFGPVKDWECHCGKYKRIRYRGVICDRCGVEVTLARVRRERMGHIELAVSVAHIWFFKTLPSPMGNLVDLTLRDLEKVIYYSNYVVIDSGKQKEVPSDLSNLETAWNELKDNMLLSEDEYLFLKDKAKEEGDAAFFADIGAPAVRELLKRIDVDKVAQQLRAGLADEGSQHRKKQMLKRLKVVDAFRNSGDNQTRNKAEWMIMDVIPVIPPDLRPLVPLDGGRFATSDLNDLYRRVINRNNRLMKLISHRAPEVILRNEKRMLQEAVDALFDNGRRSKAIRGRGKRPLKSLSDMLKGKQGRFRQNLLGKRVDYSGRSVIVVGPELKLHQCGLPKAMALELFKPFIIHKLVEKGIAETVKRAKKIVEKESPEVYEILEEIIRDHPVLLNRAPTLHRLGIQAFEPVLVEGKAIRIHPLVCAAFNADFDGDQMAVHVPLSFEAQLECRLLMLSSNNILKPSDGRPVAEPSQDIVLGCYFATKAGSDFEKMVKNARHYSNVAEVEVALAQGRVDYHTPIKFWVNDFEGARWVDTTAGRALFNAIIPPELGYQNRDMKKKALGELVFESYRRTGLKGTVPFLDRLKEFGFRNATRGGISIGIEDLHIPAEKETLLQEASERVERFQRAWMTGNITNGERYNKVIDTWTHANSDIADAMVRAMAKANDGFNPVFMMFDSGSRGSRDQIRQLAGMRGLMAKPQKKLTGGIGEIIESPIKSNFREGLSVLEYFISTHGARKGLADTALKTADAGYLTRRLVDVAQDVTITEEDCGTILGLEVGALKEGEDIIEPLAERIVGTVAAEDIEDPQETDQSGRRTLMAEAGQLIDEDMAKAIEESGIETVRIRSVLTCEAKRGLCQMCYGRNLATMGMVDKGEAVGIIAAQSIGEPGTQLTLRTFHIGGTAARIAEQTARKSKVDGAIEYGDRLISVTNADGLQIVTSYEGELTVRASQDNKVGARLQVPLGATLMVKDREEVKKDQIIFTWDPYSNPIISDVEGTIRFVDLVADESMSEELDELTGLRQTVVIEDREKKLHPHIEIWETKGAKEKRLRDFVIPVGAQLTVTDGDRITAGTILAKVSREAYKTRDITGGLPRVAELFEARKPKDPATVSEIDGIVRFGEIKRGKREIFVRPTKIVNGQPVPDDQAEEHTYEVGAGKHLRVHEGDRVRAGDRLSEGPVNPHDILRIKGPRAVQEYLLNEVQEVYRLQGVKINDKHIGVIVRQMLQKVRVLDSGETPFLEGEHVDKQTFRDANNKAKKKKERPADSEPLLLGITKASLTTQSFISAASFQETTRVLTDAAIRGARDELMGLKENIIIGHLIPAGTGMYRYQEVDIEGAPVPPEPEVFPEPSIAEILAEPDLEEELLPKAGALPKGFGDGE